In Maniola hyperantus chromosome 20, iAphHyp1.2, whole genome shotgun sequence, the following are encoded in one genomic region:
- the LOC117991940 gene encoding limbic system-associated membrane protein-like: MAAALALVLHAALLASAGTAERARRSAGEAAAVEVVPAAPDHSHTEMTQAEIDAAAQAEAEAAGVPAWRDLWYSSLEALRREPTINNTEEDILVQLGGVAFLHCPVRNLGERGVSWVRRRDWHIISSGVFLYTNDERFQVLHSEGSDDWILQIKYVQKRDNGTYECQVSTASGTLSRLLHLHIVVPEAFILGADEYHVDAGSTINLVCIIEKSPVPPQYVFWYHNARMINYDAARGVSVATAPGARTQSALLIRGAAPTHSGNYSCRAANTEPAHIYVYVSEGSE, encoded by the exons ATGGCGGCCGCGCTCGCCCTGGTGCTGCACGCCGCCCTGCTGGCCTCCGCTGGCACTGCAG AGCGGGCGCGGCGCTCGGCGGGCGAGGCGGCCGCTGTAGAAGTCGTCCCCGCCGCGCCCGACCACTCCCACACCGAGATGACGCAGGCCGAGATCGACGCGGCGGCGCAAGCCGAGGCCGAAGCCGCCGGCGTGCCCGCCTGGCGCGACCTGTGGTACTCCTCGCTGGAGGCGCTGCGCAGGGAGCCCACCATCAACAACACGGAGGAGGACATCCTGGTGCAGCTCGGGGGCGTCGCCTTCCTGCACTGTCCTGTGAGGAACCTCGGGGAGCGCGGA GTGTCGTGGGTCCGCAGACGCGACTGGCACATCATCAGCTCCGGAGTGTTCCTGTACACCAACGATGAGCGGTTCCAG GTACTCCACAGTGAGGGGTCGGACGACTGGATTTTACAAATTAAGTATGTGCAGAAACGAGACAACGGCACTTACGAATGTCAG GTGTCGACGGCGTCGGGCACGCTGTCGCGGCTGCTGCACCTGCACATCGTGGTGCCCGAGGCCTTCATCCTGGGCGCGGACGAGTACCACGTGGACGCGGGCTCCACCATCAACCTCGTCTGCATCATAGAGAAG AGTCCGGTGCCGCCGCAGTACGTGTTCTGGTACCACAACGCGCGCATGATCAACTACgacgcggcgcgcggcgtgtCCGTCGCCACAGCGCCCGGGGCGCGTACACAGTCCGCGCTGCTCATCCGCGGCGCGGCGCCCACGCACTCCGGCAACTACTCCTGCCGCGCCGCCAACACCGAGCCCGCGCACATCTACGTCTACGTCTCCGAAGGCAGTGAGTGA